GAAGGTGAAGTGTGTTATGGAGGACTCCTCTGGGCTTTTTGTTTAAAGagtgtatacatatataaccCCAAAACCCCCTCTTCTGGACGTGTCCTCAGGTGGTGGACATCATGCGTGTGAACGTGGATAAGGTTCTGGAGAGGGACCAGAAGCTCTCAGAGCTGGACGACCGAGCCGACGCGCTGCAGGCCGGAGCCTCTCAGTTCGAGACCAGCGCCGCCAAACTCAAGAATAAATACTGGTGGAAGAACGCCAAGGTAAAGACACCAACAATCTCATACAGCCGAGAACCGCCTGGCATTCATTCAGAGGAAACATCATGTCGTTATAATGAGtttttctgtctgtgtctccgtgtgtctgtctgtagaTGATGATAATCCTGGGTGTGATATGTGTGATCGTGCTCATCGTCATCATCGGTAAGTGCagtcactttctttctttctttcttttttcttttcttctattccatttttccttttttttctcaacttCCCTCAGTCCCTGTCCTTCCTTCCTGCCGCCATTCTTTACTTCCTACCTTTCctaattttttctttcctttaatccTTCTTCCCTTCCTTCATCTTCTTGCGGTATAATTTGCAGCCTAATTCTTAACTTTAATTGTCTTTatacttcttttttatttccttgtcTCTTTTTCTAAGCGCTTCCTTGTATAAAATCTCTCTGTCTGGTGTTCTGTGTTTCAGTTTACTTCAGCACCTAAAGCCCGAGGTTCCTACTCCCCCCTGCGCCTGATTTACAGCCACTCAATCACTACCCACAAACCCCCAAGTCCTGATGACTCCCCTCTACGGACCCCGGTCTCTCTACGTCCACATGTCCGGCCTCTGagcgtgcgcgcgcgtgtgtgtgtgtatgtgtgtgtgtgtgtcctctgtaAATACCTCCCGCTTTTCTGAGATCTCTGAAAGCAGACGGTAATCCCCTTCCGGTAAATCTCTTGCTGTGCGTAAGACTTGTCCTTATTCGTAGAGTTTTATTTGTAGACTTCGTGTGTGGGTGTgcgtttgtattattattattttattttatttttattgtttttttgtatgaCTTCTTtggcttgaaaaaaaaactgcctatgaatctgtgtgtatatacatcgCACGATGTGTGTCAGTTATTCTATGCTCGTAGTTTACTTCTTTAACCGAGATATTCTTCCAAAACcccaaaactctctctctctctctctctctctgtcagtgcatctgtatttctttctttctttttttcctttctaatCAACAGTAGACTTTTGTAAACTGCCACAGAAATGATTTGGACCAAGGGCgatagatttctattttttattaagtcTGTAGTGTCTTATCTCTTAAACATTCCTTTATGGCAGGGTAGAACGGCGCTGTCTGTAAAACTCCAACAGGAATATTTCTTAAACACGCTGTACCTGGCAGGAACGCTGCACACACCACCACGAGGATAAAATAGGAACCAGCTCAGTTTGCACAAGAACCTGATTTTTGATGGCGCTTTTAAACCCGAAAAATacttataacaataataacctAAAAGTCCAGCTGAGCTGCCAGCGAAACGAAAAGCACACCGCTCGAGTTATTCCTGCGTTactgctcttttttttatttttattttttagattttatgtttGTAAGGAGGAATATTGTATTTGTGTGAATTTTTTTCACATGTAGAAAAGGGACCAACCCATcacctggagtgtgtgtgtgtgtgtgtgtgtgtgtgtgtctttatttgttgattttagCTGTCTAGTTTGTACACTGCCAAGCACCtggggggattttttttgtgttttttccatCCCTTTATGTCCACACTGCTCGTACCGGTTTGCTCTTAtacatacaataatataatataatgccaCCTAcgtgtatgcacacacacacacacacacacatgcaggacTCCAGTCACGTAGGTCCAATCTGTCAGCATGAAATGAGTCAGTAATGATGTCTGGAGCCACACGTGATCCTTTaccacgcgcacacacacacacacacacacagacacacaaatgcCCGCTCTCTTCTGTTCATATCTCCCCTCCCCCACAACCATATGTACAGTTAGCTACTGGATTAAATGACAAGGATTTACCAAGTGAAGACTAGAGTAGCTTAATggaataaaagtgtgtgtgtgtgcgtgtgtgtgtgggagctgGACGGTGCCATCTTAGATGCTCTTAGTCATGTTATTCCTTCAGGAAAAGTGTCATGAAATAAATCCTTGTTCCAGTAATTTTGCTGTAATCATTGGATAAAATTTCACAAGAATATATGCTAGTCAGTTATGCTAGCCACCTAGCTAACTAACCCCTAGCTTCCACTTTTTTCCGCTAAATTTTCCGTGCTGCGTAATGGCAATCAGCTAGTGTAAACAGtggagaaaataattatttttatcccGCCCATCAGTCATTAAAGTTAAGTCCTAACCAACTAACTAACTAGATAGCTAGCATGATGTAAACACAGCTATGGATTTACCCACAGTTTGGAAGAAAACCAAGCTGAACCCATGCTAACTAGCTTGCTAGCTATAGCTTGTGGAGATctgcacaacacacaacatTACTCTTTTCAGTTTGGAgcattttgtttataaaaaaaataaaaaacaaagtctgactttgttaatataataataataataattaataatattattatta
The sequence above is drawn from the Clarias gariepinus isolate MV-2021 ecotype Netherlands chromosome 17, CGAR_prim_01v2, whole genome shotgun sequence genome and encodes:
- the vamp2 gene encoding vesicle-associated membrane protein 2; the encoded protein is MSAPGPAGAPEGGNQPPPNLTSNRRLQQTQAQVDEVVDIMRVNVDKVLERDQKLSELDDRADALQAGASQFETSAAKLKNKYWWKNAKMMIILGVICVIVLIVIIVYFST